Within Thermodesulfobacteriota bacterium, the genomic segment TTAACGTAAGATCAGCTCTTTGATCTAAATTTATTTTCTCTCCAGTAATCCGGTGCATACTTAGATACGGAAATACCCAGAAGATCCAAAAACCATATTTTTATATCGCCTGCCAGAACTTTATATATACCGCCTTGTATAAAACGCCGGGGAGAGGTTTTCATATTTTTCTTTATAAGCTTGAGCTTTCCCTCTTTTCTTAACTTCCGGCACAAATGTGCCGACTCTAAAAGCCCGATATTTGGATAGCCCCCTACTCTCTCAAAAACCCTTGCTCTTAAGAAAACTCCCTGATCCCCGTAGTATCTTTGGCGGATCCTATATCTAGTGCGGTTTATTAGTTCTACTACCCTAAGTCCAAACTCAGGCCCGTCTAAGCAGAACTCAAAAGCTCCTCCAATAATTTCTTTATTCTCTAAGACTGAAAATATTAGTTCATCATAGTTACTTGGGACTAGAGTGTCCGCATCTAGAAACATAAGTACTTTGCCCTTAGCTAGCTTCGCCGCTTCATTGAGTCCATAGGATTTCCCGATACTCTTTGATTCAATCTCTACCAAGCTAAGACCGAGCCCCTTTGCAATCTCGCATGTAGCATCTTCTGATCCTGAATCAACTACTATTATCTCCTGCTCATACTTAGAGCTAGAACACTTCCTTAGATGAGAAATAGTTGAGGCCAAAAACTCAGCCTCATTTAGAGTTGGTATTATTATGGTTAGATCCATGACTGGTCACAACAATATGATAACAGTTATTTCTTTAGATATATAAGTATGGTTGAAGATGCAATTACTTTGTTTAAGAAATTCCGCCAAGCTCTAATA encodes:
- a CDS encoding TIGR04283 family arsenosugar biosynthesis glycosyltransferase; amino-acid sequence: MDLTIIIPTLNEAEFLASTISHLRKCSSSKYEQEIIVVDSGSEDATCEIAKGLGLSLVEIESKSIGKSYGLNEAAKLAKGKVLMFLDADTLVPSNYDELIFSVLENKEIIGGAFEFCLDGPEFGLRVVELINRTRYRIRQRYYGDQGVFLRARVFERVGGYPNIGLLESAHLCRKLRKEGKLKLIKKNMKTSPRRFIQGGIYKVLAGDIKIWFLDLLGISVSKYAPDYWRENKFRSKS